Genomic segment of Saprospiraceae bacterium:
TAAATCCATCAACTTCTTTGAAAAAATTTAAACCATGATAGCACTATTCATCGTCGCCATTTTCTTGTTCGGTTACATCGTTTATGTATTACTCAAACCAGAAAAATTCTAAACATGAGCAAAGAGAAAATAAAGCAAGTAATCGCTTTTATTCTCTGTGTGCTTTTTGCACTGTCCATGCTTTATATCGTTTACTGGAAAACCAAAATCCTATTCAAATTCTAAAACAGCAATTAAAATGAATACAGAAATTCTCGGAACAATCCTAATGTATGGCTTAGTGGTTCTATTTGCCATTCCGCTTGGCAGATACATCGGCAAAATTTTCAGCAATGAAGAAACATGGCTGGATAAAATATTCAATCCGCTTGATAAACTTTTTTTCAAACTCAGCGGCATTGACATTACCAAAGAAATGACATGGAAGCAACACTTAATCGCGTTGCTCACTATCAATGTTTTTTGGTTTCTCATTTCTATGTTCACGCTTACTAATATGAGTTGGCTGCCGCTCAATCCTGACAGCAACCCATCCATGTCTGCCGACCTTGCTTTCAATACTTCCGTGAGTTTTGTTACCAATACCAACCTGCAACACTATTCAGGCGAAAGCGGTTTGTCTTATTTGGGGCAACTCATTTTAATGCTTTGGCAATTCATCAGTGCTGCTTGCGGGATTGCTATTTGTGCCGTTGTATTTCTTTCAATGCGAGAACGGACAGCACCAACCCTTGGCAATTTCTATTTCTATTTCGTACGTTCTTCCACAAGAATTTTATTGCCCCTTGCTTTTGTAGTGGCTTTGCTTCTCGCTTTCAATGGCACACCCATGACTTTTGAGGGAAAAGATACGATCACCACCTTGCAAGGCGACACCGTTCAAGTAAGCAGAGGTCCGGTTGCTGCTTTTGTAGCTATCAAACAGTTAGGAACAAACGGTGGAGGTTTTTACGGACCCAATTCAGCGCATCCACTAGAGAACCCAAACTACTTCACAAACATCGTTGAAACCATTTCCATTCCTTTAATCCCTATTGCTATGGTTTTTGCAATGGGCTTTGTGTTGAAGCGCAGAAAATTGGCATGGACAATTTTCGGAGTAATGACTATCGGTTTCATGTTTTTAGTTATCCCTTCCATCTATTTTGAAATGCAAGGCAACCCAGCCATTTCCAATTTGGGCATCACACAAACTATGGGTAGTATGGAAGGAAAGGAAATCCGTTTCGGCTCTGCCGCCTCAGCCTATTGGGCAATCAACACTACTTGTACAAGCAACGGTTCTGTAAATGCCATGCACGACAGCATGACACCGCTCACAGGACTGTTCACACTTCTTGGAATGATGATAAACAGTTTTTACGGTGGCGTTGGAGTTGGCTTTCTCAATTTTTATGTGTTTATCATTCTTGCCGTTTTCATCAGTGGTTTGATGGTGGGAAGAACACCTGAGTTTCTTGGAAAGAAAATAGAAGCTAAAGAAATGAAGATTGCCATGTTGATTGCTTTGTTGCATCCGTTTCTGATTTTAACAGGTACAGCATTGGCAAGTTTTCTTTTCGCCAACAACCCCGAAGCATATTCAGCTTGGTTGGCAAATCCGGGTTTTCACGGCTTAAGTGAAATGCTTTACGAGTTCAGTTCTTCATCAGCCAACAATGGAAGCGGCTTTGAAGGACTTGGCGACAACACACCGTTTTGGAATATCGCATGCGGAATTGTGATGTTGCTTGCGCGTTATTTGCCCATCATTGGACCCGTTGCCATTGCAGGAATTTTAGCAAGCAAAAAATTCATTCCCGAAAGTAACGGAACACTCAAAACCGACACCGCCACTTTTGGTTTAATGGTGTTTGCAGTGATTGCGATTGTTGCAGCCCTTTCATTTTTTCCTGCACTCACCCTGGGACCGATTGCAGAATATTTCTCAATCTATTAAAATTCAGAACTCATGTCAATTGAAAAAAATACATCTTTGTTTCAGAAAGAATTGTTAAAAGAAGCATTGAAACAATCTTCCATCAAACTCAATCCGAAAACCATGTTCCGCAATCCGGTCATGTTTACCGTTTGGGTAGGAACTTTCATAATGCTTATTGTTTCTGTGTGGACTTTATTCGGTGCAAGCGGACAAGGTTCATTCGCTTACAATTTTATCGTGTTCAATGTGCTGTTGCTCACGTTGCTTTTTGCAAACTTTGCAGAAGCAATAGCAGAAGCAAGAGGAAAAGCACAAGCAGACAGTTTAAGAAAGACAAGAGAAGAAACGCCTGCTAAGAAAATTTCCGCTGTCGGAAAAATTCATTCGCACGAAGTGGAAATTATTCCTTCCTCACAGTTAAAAAAGGATGACCTATTTTATTGCGAAGCAGGCGACATCATTCCAACTGATGGAGAAATAATAGAGGGACTTGCCACCATTGACGAAAGTGCTATCACAGGCGAAAGCGCACCAGTTATTCGTGAAGCTGGTGGAGATAAAAGCTCGGTAACTGGTGGAACAAAAGTGCTGAGCGACAAAATTACTGTTTGCGTTACAACACAACCGGGCGAAAGTTTTTGGACAAAATGATTGCATTGGTTGAAGGCGCTTCGCGTCAAAAAACGCCCAACGAAATTGCGCTTACAATTCTATTGGCAGGGTTCACACTGGTATTCATTATCGTATGTGTAACGCTAAAACCGTTTGCTGACTATGCAAACACACCCATCACCATCGCAGCATTCATTTCACTTTTTGTTTGTTTAATTCCTACAACAATAGGAGGACTTCTTTCTGCAATTGGCATTGCGGGAATGGACAGGGCTTTGCGCGCCAATGTAATTACAAAGTCGGGCAAAGCTGTTGAAACCGCAGGTGATATTGATGTGTTGCTGTTGGACAAAACAGGAACTATCACCATAGGCAATCGTAAAGCGACAAATTTTTACCCCGCTCAGGGTGTAGATGAAAAACATTTCACCGAATGCGTTGTGCTTGGTTCTATGAGCGACAGTACACCCGAAGGAAAATCAATCATTGAGTTAGCTAAGGTAAATCCATTGAGTTTCAAAATTGAAAATCCACGCTTTATAAAATTTACTGCTGAAACAAGAAGTTCGGGTATTGATTTTGAAAACACTCGCATACGCAAAGGTGCAAGCGATGCAATCAGAAATTTTTGCGAGAAAGCAGGAAACCCTTTTCCAAGCGAAACCACTGAAATAGTAAACAGGATTTCAAGCAACGGAGGAACACCGCTTGTAGTTTCAGAAAACGAAAAAGTGATTGGCGTAATTGAATTACAGGACATCATTAAACCGGGTATTCAGGAACGCTTTGAACGGCTTCGTAAAATGGGAATTAAAACAGTGATGGTAACGGGAGACAATCCTTTGACCGCAAAATACATTGCCGAAAAAGCAGGGGTAGACGATTTTATTGCCGAAGCCAAACCCGAAGATAAAATGAATTACATTCGCAAAGAACAAGGCGAAGGGCGATTAGTTGCCATGATGGGTGACGGAACAAATGATGCACCTGCACTCGCGCAAGCCGATGTTGGAGTAGCTATGAACAGCGGAACGCAAGCCGCAAAAGAAGCAGGCAACATGGTTGACTTGGATAACGATCCCACTAAACTTATTGAAGTAGTAGAAATCGGAAAACAACTTTTAATGACACGAGGAACACTCACCACTTTTTCAATTGCAAACGATGTGGCAAAGTACTTTGCCATCGTTCCGGCTTTGTTTATTGCTTCAATTCCTGCCCTTCAAGGATTGAACATTATGAAGCTTCACTCACCCGAAAGTGCCATTCTTTCAGCAGTAATTTTTAACGCCATCATTATTCCATTGCTCATTCCGCTTGCATTAAAGGGCGTTACCTACAAACCTATCGGTGCAAGCGCATTGCTTCGTAGAAATCTTTTCATCTATGGTTTAGGCGGTGTCATTGTTCCTTTCATTGGCATAAAACTTATTGACCTTTTTGTTTCACTTTTCTTCTAAAAAATCAAATTAAAATGAAAGCAAATATTCTTCCAGCCATCAAACTCACACTAATATGTTTGGTATTCTTTAGCGGCATTTATACCTTGACCATTTTCGGTATTGCACAACTTGCACCCAACAAAGGCAAAGGCGAAATCATTTTGCACAACGGAAAAACATTTTACAGTAACATCGGGCAAAGTTTTACGGATGATAAATATTTCTCCTCACGCCCTTCGGCAGTTGCTTATAATGCAGCCGGGAGCGGAGGAAGCAATAAGGGTCCTTCCAATCCCGATTACCTTGCACAAGTGCAGGAGCGCATTGAAACATTTATAGTTCATAATCCCGGAATTGACAAATCAGAAATTCCCGCTGACTTGATAACCGCAAGCGGCAGCGGACTTGATCCGCACGTTTCCGTACAAGCCGCCACAGTGCAGGTAAAACGCATCGCTAAAATTCGCGGCATTTCCGAAGCCAACATTCATCAACTCATTATTTCCAACACCGAAAATCCTTTGCTCGGAATGTTCGGAACAGAACGTATCAATGTTCTCAAACTTAATATTTCTTTAGATAATCTTAAATAAACATCAATATGAAAACTTCTTCCAAAAACATCATTTCCTTTTTCATTCTCATCGTTCTCTTTTCAACTTTTAGTTTGCTGAAAGCACAAACAACTTTATCTGAAGCAGACCGCCGAGCCATTATTCTGCAGGTGAAAAATGAAGTGCTAGACAGTTTGAAGAACGAACCCACCAAACCAATCGGACAAATTTCAAAGGCACTTACCATCTCTGGCTACCTCGAAACTTATTACAGTTACGATTTTGCTAATCCCACAAACCATGTTCGCCAGCCCTTTGTTTATTCATACAACCGCCACAATGAATTCAATTTGAATTTGGGCAACATCAAATTGGCTTATGCAACCGATAATGTTCGCGCCAACATTGCACTTATGGCAGGAACATACAGCAACGATAACCTTTCAGCCGAACCTGGTGTGTTGAAAAACATCTTTGAAGCAAACACAGGTTTCAAAATTTCAAAAACGAAAAACTTGTGGATTGATGCAGGAATATTTGCATCACACATTGGCTTTGAAAGTGCCATTGGAAAAGATTGTTGGAACCTAACCCGAAGCATATTAGCCGATAATTCACCTTACTATGAAACTGGTGCAAGAATTTCTTATAATACAGACAACGGAAAATGGTTTGTAAGCGGTTTAATCTTGAACGGCTGGCAGCGTATTTACAGGCGCGATGGAAATAATTTTCCTGCCTTCGGACATCAACTCACTTTTAAACCCAATTCAAAAATTACGCTCAACAGCAGTTCCTTCATCGGCAGCGACATGCCCGACACCAATAGGCAGATGCGTTACTTCCATAATTTTTACGGACAGGTTCAGGTACATGAAAAATTCGGAATGATTATAGGCTTTGACATTGGTGCACAGCAGCAAAATAAAAATAACAGCACTTACAATACATGGTATTCTCCTGTTCTAATTCTGAAAGTTAGTCCTACTAATAAATTCAGCATGGCGGCAAGGGGCGAGTATTACAGCGATGCAAGCGGAGCAATAATTCCAACCGGAACTCCAAACAATTTTAAGATCTTTGGATATTCATTAAACTGTGACTATCTCATTCATAACAATTTTTTATGGCGTATAGAGGGAAGGGGATTTTCAAGCAAGGACAAAATATTTATACTAAACGATAAGCCAAGTAACAATAATTATTTTTTAACTACTTCATTTTCAGTTTCATTCTGATGGAAGAAACAAAAAAGTCAGCGG
This window contains:
- the kdpA gene encoding potassium-transporting ATPase subunit KdpA yields the protein MNTEILGTILMYGLVVLFAIPLGRYIGKIFSNEETWLDKIFNPLDKLFFKLSGIDITKEMTWKQHLIALLTINVFWFLISMFTLTNMSWLPLNPDSNPSMSADLAFNTSVSFVTNTNLQHYSGESGLSYLGQLILMLWQFISAACGIAICAVVFLSMRERTAPTLGNFYFYFVRSSTRILLPLAFVVALLLAFNGTPMTFEGKDTITTLQGDTVQVSRGPVAAFVAIKQLGTNGGGFYGPNSAHPLENPNYFTNIVETISIPLIPIAMVFAMGFVLKRRKLAWTIFGVMTIGFMFLVIPSIYFEMQGNPAISNLGITQTMGSMEGKEIRFGSAASAYWAINTTCTSNGSVNAMHDSMTPLTGLFTLLGMMINSFYGGVGVGFLNFYVFIILAVFISGLMVGRTPEFLGKKIEAKEMKIAMLIALLHPFLILTGTALASFLFANNPEAYSAWLANPGFHGLSEMLYEFSSSSANNGSGFEGLGDNTPFWNIACGIVMLLARYLPIIGPVAIAGILASKKFIPESNGTLKTDTATFGLMVFAVIAIVAALSFFPALTLGPIAEYFSIY
- the kdpF gene encoding K(+)-transporting ATPase subunit F; protein product: MIALFIVAIFLFGYIVYVLLKPEKF
- a CDS encoding porin produces the protein MKTSSKNIISFFILIVLFSTFSLLKAQTTLSEADRRAIILQVKNEVLDSLKNEPTKPIGQISKALTISGYLETYYSYDFANPTNHVRQPFVYSYNRHNEFNLNLGNIKLAYATDNVRANIALMAGTYSNDNLSAEPGVLKNIFEANTGFKISKTKNLWIDAGIFASHIGFESAIGKDCWNLTRSILADNSPYYETGARISYNTDNGKWFVSGLILNGWQRIYRRDGNNFPAFGHQLTFKPNSKITLNSSSFIGSDMPDTNRQMRYFHNFYGQVQVHEKFGMIIGFDIGAQQQNKNNSTYNTWYSPVLILKVSPTNKFSMAARGEYYSDASGAIIPTGTPNNFKIFGYSLNCDYLIHNNFLWRIEGRGFSSKDKIFILNDKPSNNNYFLTTSFSVSF
- a CDS encoding K(+)-transporting ATPase subunit C, whose product is MKANILPAIKLTLICLVFFSGIYTLTIFGIAQLAPNKGKGEIILHNGKTFYSNIGQSFTDDKYFSSRPSAVAYNAAGSGGSNKGPSNPDYLAQVQERIETFIVHNPGIDKSEIPADLITASGSGLDPHVSVQAATVQVKRIAKIRGISEANIHQLIISNTENPLLGMFGTERINVLKLNISLDNLK